Genomic window (Deinococcus reticulitermitis):
GCGCAGCGGCGGTGAGCTGGAATGGGATACGCCGGGTCAGGTGCACGTTCAGCCCAGCCTGGTCGTGCAGGCGATGACACACCTCGTGGCAAACGCCCTAAAGTTTCATCGGCCCGGGGTCGCGCCCCGGGTGGAGGTCCGCGCGCGCCGCTGGGGGAAATGGGTGAGTATCGACATCAGGGACAACGGCATTGGAATCGAGGCCGAGTATCATGAGCGGGTGTTTACGATCTTTCAGCGCCTGCACCTGCGCGAGCGTTATCCCGGCAACGGGATCGGGCTTGCCATCAGCCGCAAGATCGTCGAGGCCCACGGCGGCACCCTGACGCTGCGTTCGGTGCCGGGCGAGGGCAGCACCTTCACCCTGACGCTGCCGGCAGCCGGGACCGGGACGCCTGTGACCGGGACGCCTGTGACTGGGGAGATCGGGGCAGGGGAGACGCTGTGAGTCCGAACAGCGCGCCGGAAGTTCAGATCCTGCTGGTCGAGGACAGCGAGCCGGACATCCTCCTGACCGAAGAAGCGTTTGCCGAGGCGCGGGTGCGCAATCAGCTGCACGTCGTGCGTGACGGCGAAGAAGCCCTGCAATTCCTGCGCCGTCAGGGCGAGCACGCCCGCGCTCCGCGCCCTGATGTGATCTTGATGGACATCAACATGCCGCGCAAAAACGGCCTCGAAGTCCTGGAGGAAGTCAAGGCCGACCCCGAGCTGCGGACCATTCCCATCCTGATCCTCACGACCAGTCAGGCCGAGGAGGACGTGCGGCGCTCCTACGCCGGACACGCGAGCGGTTACGTCGTCAAGCCGGTGGGCTTCGAGAACTTCCTGCAGGCGATCCGCGCGTTCGAGGAGTTCTGGCTCACCTTCGTCCGCTTTCCCCCACGCGCCTGAGCGACCCTGCGCCGGGGCCGGTCCCGTCAACCGGCCCTGACAATCGCGCGCCATGCTGTGGGGATGACTGACCCCAAACGCCAGGACGTGATTCCCGTCGCCGCCGAGCTGGGCGTGCATGGTGAAGCCCGCAGCGAAAGCGTGCGAGCCGAGCAGGGACCGCCCCCCGCCGACTTTGCCGAGCGCCCGGCGAGCGGCGTACCGGTGCTGGAGGGCGAGCCGCTCGGCGCCGAGCAGGTGACCACCCTGACTGGGGACGCGAGCGACACGGCGGATGCCAACGTCGCCTTGCAGGAGGCCGAGGGCCTCGACCCGCGCGCCGGAGGCTGAGCGCCGGGGAGAGGAGGGCCGGGGGCTATGCTCCCCCCCATGCAGACGGTAGAAGACCTCCGGAGCGTGTGCCGCGCGCTGCCGCACTCGCTCGAAACCTTTCCCTTCGACGACGTGACGCTCGTGTTCAAAGTCGGCTACCTCAGCAAGTCGAAGATGTACGCCTTGACCGACGTGACCGCCGATCCCCTGCGCCTGAGCGTCAAGGTGCCGCCCGAGCGCGGCGAGGAGCTGCGCGCCGAGCACCCCGGACACATCGTCCCCGGCCACCACCTCAACAAGCGGCATTGGGTCACGCTCACCCTCGACGGCAGCCTCCCCGCCGAACTGGTCAAGGAGCTGCTGCGCGGCAGTTACCTCCTCGTGGCGCGCGGCGGTTTTACGAAAGCCGAGCGGCGGGAGTTGGGGCTGCCTGACGCGCTCTGACACCCGTCACGGAAGGGAGAGGCGGGGAGCAGCACACTCTGGGCATGTCCGCCGACTGGGTGACCCTCCTCGCCGCACTCGTCCTGCTCTGGGCGGGGGTGCTCTTCACCACGCGGGGGAGGGCGGGCGCTGGAGGAAAACGGCGGAGGCTGGGCCAGAGCGCGGAAGCCTTCTGGATGGAGCGTCTGCTCCGGCTCACGCGCGGCAACCGGGACGCCGTCGAGCGCGGCGTGAGCGCCAGGCGGGCAAAGTTTCCGCAGGCTTCGCGCGCCGAACTTCTCGAACTCCTCTACCACGACTACCTGCGAGACCGGCGCTGACACGGCGTCTACACTGGGGAGCATGAATCAGACCTTCTCCTTCGTGGGCAGCAGCGGCCTGAACCTGGGCGTCCTGGCCGCTGGCCTGATTCTCGCCTTCGGGGTGTGGCGCGGGCGGCGCGACCTCGGCACGAGCGGCGCGGGGGAGGTAATGGTGGCAACGATCCTGACGGGGTTTGTGCCGGTTCTGCTGTTCCTGCTGCCTGACTTTGCGCGCCCGACTTTCGGGCGGACTCCGGCGGTGCCCTGGCCCTTCCTGATCAGCGGTCCGCTGGGGCTCGCGCTCGGCTTCGTGCCGCTGTGGGTGGCGGTGGGCTGGATGGAGAGGATTCGGCAAGCGACCTCTCTGGGTCTGGAGCCCAGGTCTCCCCGGCCCGAAGCGAGGCAAAGCCCCTGGATCCGTGCGCTGCTGCTCGCTGCTTTCGCGGTCTTCGGCCTGATGCTGCTGTACAGCACCCGGCGTTAAATCTGGATACTGGCGCCGTGACCTTCACCGTGACTGCCGGCCCGCTGCCCGCCCTCCCCGAACTCGTCGCCCTCTACGACTCGGTGCGCTGGAGCGCCTACACCCGCGAGCCCGAGCGGTTGCAAGAGGCGCTGGAGAACTCCGGCTTCCTCTGGACCGCGCGCCGTGAAGACGGCGAGCTGATCGGACTGATTCGCGGCCTCACCGACCGCGTGAGCATCCTCTACGTGCAGGACATCCTCGTGCGGCCCGATTGGCAGCGCGGCGGCGTGGGGCGGGCACTGATGGAGCAGATGCTGGCGGAGTACGGCCACATTCGGCAGATGGTCCTGATCACCGACGACGAACCGAAACAGCTCGCCTTCTACGCCTCGCTGGGCTTCCAGAACACGCGCGGGCTGGTGAAGGTGCCGACCAATGCGTTTTACCGGGTTGCTTCAGGGCCGCTGGAGTAAGGCGAAACCCTCAGCCCGCCACTCCTTCCCGCTCCTCCGCGTACTGGCTCGCCTGGAGGCGCCAGAGTTCGGCGTATTCGCCGCCGCGCGCGAGGAGGCCGGCGTGGGTGCCGTCTTCGATCAGGCGTCCGCCTTTCATCACGAGCACCCGGTCCGCCATCAGCACGCTGCCGAGGCGGTGGGTGATCAGCAGGGTGGTGCGGCCCCTGGAGAGCGCGGCGAAGGCGGCGAAGACCTCGGCTTCACTGCGCGGATCGAGCGCCGCCGTCGGCTCGTCGAGGATCAGGACGCGGGCGTCCCGGTAAAGGGCGCGGGCGGTGGCGAGCTTCTGCCATTGCCCGCCCGAGAGGTCCACGCCGCCGAAGGCCTGCCCGAGCCGCGCCTCCAGGCCGCCCTCCACCCGGTTCAGCGCCGCGCCGAGCCCGCTCGCTCCGACGGCGTGGGCGAGCTTGGGGGCGTCCTCGGGCTGCCCGAGCACCACGTTCTCGCGCAGGGTCCACTCGAATTTGGCGAAATCCTGAAACACTGCCGCGACCTGCGCGCGCCACCCGCCGGGATCCACCGCGCGCAGGTCCACCTCCTCGCCCGGCCCGCCGAGCAGGATGCGCCCCGACGAGGGGTCGTAGAAGCGCAGCAGCAGCTTGACGAGCGTGGTCTTGCCCGCGCCGTTCTCGCCCACGATGGCGACGACTTGCCCCTCGGGGATGGTGAGCGACACGTCCTCCACGACGGGCGGCCCGTCCCGGTAGCCGAAGGTCACCCGGTCAAGCGTCAGGGTCAGTTCACGCGGCAGGGGCCGGGGCTGGGCGGGTGCGGTCACCCCCGGCGCGGCGGCGAGGAAGCGGTGGAACTTGTGAAACCAGTTGAGGTGCTCGGTGCCCACGCTGAGGTACTCGGAAATGGAGCGCAGTTCGTCGCGCAGCCCGGCGAGCGCCGTGATCACGAGGACCACGCTGCCCGCCGTGTAGACGCCCTGCTGGGCACGGTCCACGACGTAGATAAAGAGCCCCGCCGTCACGAGCAGCGACAGCGCCTGATACGGCAGCACCCCGAGCAGTTGCTTGTTGCGCACCCCGCGCATCACCCGTTGATAGTCGAGGGTCCGCTCCAGATACCGGCCCTGGAGGTGCGGCATCAGCCCGTAGAGCCGCACTTCCTTGGCGTACTCGTGGCGCATGGCGACGCGCTGGAAGTAATTCAGCTCGCGCGAGTCCTGGGTGCGCTGGATGAAGATGCTCCAGCCGAGTTTGGAAAAGGCCAGTTGCCGCAGCAGCGCCGGCAGCATGCCCGCCACTACGACGAGCGGCACCCACCAGCCGATGGTAAGCAGTGTGGCCGACACGCCCACCGCCCCCACCCCGCTCCGCACGAGGTAGAGCAGCGTCGAGACGAGGTTCAGGGGCCGGCGCGGCGCGCCCATCTGCAAAATCTCGATGTCGTCGTGAAAGCGCGGGTCTTCGAGCACGTCCAGGCCCTGAATCTCGCCCATCTTGCCCATCAGGCGCGTCATCGTGCGGACCGTGAAATGGTCCGAGGCGTAGCCCTGAAGCACCTGAGACGCCACCCCCGTCACCTGCGTGAGCAGCGCCGCCCCCGCCCACGCCCCCGCGAGCAACGTGAGGTTGGCCTCCTGCCCAGCGAGGGCCGCACCCACCCCGTCCACCGTCCACTTGCCGAGCAGGATGGTGACGGCAGGCATCAGCCCCTGAATCACCGCCATCAGCAGCATCAGGCCGACGAGCAGCGGCGCGCTGCGCAGGAGGTCCGGCACCGTCTGCGCGAGCACGCCGAGCAGTTGGCGGCCTGTGAGGTCTTCGCGCTCGGGGAGCTTGCGGGTCAGCATCTGGGCGGCAGTCTAGAACACTTGTCAAAAAGAGCCTTTCTTTTTGACCGAGCGGAGCGAGCGAGTTTGACCGAGCATTGGGGAGAATGGAGCCGTGAGGGGTGTTCTTCCGCTCACGGCGGAATTCGGACCAATGCTTTCAGGGTGTGGTAGGCAGCGGAAAGGCGGCCCGCTTACGGCCCGTCTGGAAACACGTAGCGCTGCCCGTTCCAGCGCCCGACGAGGCGCGAATCGCACACGAGGTCCTGATAGCCGCGCGTCCTCGTCGCCAGCACGCCGAAGCGCAGGCAGCCGAGGTTGGCCGGCAGCAGGTCACGGCCCTGGCGGTCCTGCACGCCGCAGGTCAGCGCCGACCACCGGTCCCAGACCTCGCAGCGCAGGATCTCGCGCACGCCGTCGCCGTTGAGATCGGCAGCCAGGGTGCTGCGCGCCGGGTCAAAGGAGGAGGCCAGCCACTGCGGACTCGCTTTCAGCCCCGGGACGCTCTCGCTCTTCAGCGTGACGAGCTGTCCGCGCTCGTAAGCGTAGCGGCGACGCAGGGCGTCTTGCCCAGTCTCCTCGGTCAGGGTCACCACGCGTCCCCCCGGCTCGAAGCCCACCTCGCCCCAGAAGGAGAAACTCTTCGTGAATCCGAGCTGCCCGCCCGCGTAGGTGGCAAACGTGTAGGCCTCGGGCACGGCGTTGCCGCCGAAGGACACGGCCACCAGCGCGTCCTGGCTGCCGTCGCCGTCGAAATCGGCCACCCGCACGACCCGCAGTGAGGTGGCGTCGCCCAGGCCCAGGTCGGCGGGGGCCACCACCGCCGCCGGAAACGCCCGCTTCAGATCGAGGGTCAGGCGAACTTGCCCGCCCTGCCACACCTCCAGTCGGGAGCCGCTGAGGGAATCGGCGCGGTAGTCCCCCCCTTCAGATGCGGGGGCGGCCAGGGCGAGTACGCCCAGCAGGCCGGTAGCGAGAAACGAGAGCGTCAGGCGCCGAGCAGTCATGGAAGACCTCCGTGGAGGGTCAGTGTAGGCCCTGCGCGGCCAGGAAAGATGCGCCGGAGAGACAGAAAAATCCCCCCTCACGAGGAGGGGGAAATCTCTGGCGGGCCCTGAAGGACTTGAACCCTCGACCTACGGTTTTGGAGACCGCCGCTCTACCAACTGAGCTAAGAACCCATGCCTGCCCGGCGTTCAGGCCCGAATAGAGTACCAGAGCGCGGGGGGGCGTGCAAGCCTGAGGCTGGCTGGACGCCGGCTCACTTCCGCGCCATCTGCTCGGCTGGCAGGCGTGGATCGTGCGGATGAACCGCATAGACCGCTCCCCAGGGCTTGTACACGCTTCTGATCTCGTCTTTCCGGGTGCGGCCGTCGGCAAAGGTGACAGTGCGCGTGAGCACGCTCGTCATGCCTTCCATCGGCCCGTCGAGGAGGCGCTGCTGCCCAGGGGCGACGCGCTCATCGGCCATGAAGCTCGGTGCGGCGGGGGGCTTCAGGTCGGTCACGACCGGCCCGCTGACTCTGGCTCGGCGCCCAGTGTCGGTGCCGAACACGTCGAAGCGCAGCTTCTGACTGCGAGTGTTCCAGGTGACCTGGAAGAAGAGGTGCGCGCCGGTGTCGTTGTTCATCCGCAGGTTCTTGTACGGTGCGTAGACGGTGGCCTCGTAGCCGATGGGATCGTAATACCTCACGCGGTGGCTGTGCTGGTGGCGCTCGACGACCGGGAGTCCAGCCTCCCAGAGCGCGCGGAAAGCGGTGGTGCTCACCTGACAAAGGCCGCCGCCGTCTTCGAGCGCGAGGCTGTCGCCCGCGATCACGTAGCCCGGCACGAAGCCGGTCCTGGCGCTTACCTCGCCCACCATCCTGTTGAAGTTGAACTCTCCGTTCGGCGCGACGAAGGCGTAATCGAACTTCGACGCCCCCACCACGACATTTTTCGAACGGAAGTCCGGGCTTCCGGCGAAAGAGCTGCGGGCCGTCGCCAGGTGACCAAGCACCCCGCGCTCGGCGAGCAGGGTGACGCTGCGCTCTGGGCGCTTCTCCTGAAAAACGACGGCGGCTGCGTTCTCCCCGGCAAGCATGGCCTTCAGCAGCGCCTGCCGGGTCGCCGCGCGGTCGAAGGTCCATTCGGGCTGGTCGGTGGCGATCCAGCCGCCGGGGCGCTCGAAGAACCGGGCGGGGCGGCCCTTGACGTTTACGGCCCTTTCTACTTCGGTCAGCAGCGGACCGAGGTAGGACGTGACTTTGCCGTACTCGCGGCTGCGGGCCACCCACTTGGCGGGAAGGGTCCAACTCTTCCTCAGGGTGTGGCGCGTGAGCTGGCCGCCTTCGATCTTCTGAAGTGGGGCGGTGAAGGTCAGCTTGAGCGGTGCCGGCGCCGGCAATGGGAACGCGGGCGCCGGCAATGGAGGCCGGGTGGACTTGGGCTGGTCTTGGGGAGGCAGAGCTGGCGCCGAGGCGGGTGCCGGGGTGCCTGGCGGCGCAGCGTGCGCCATGACAGCGAGGGCAAGAAACAGGGAAAGGCCGCGGAACTTCATCCCGTCAGGCTACGGGGGGCATTCTGCTGGAAGATGAGCAAATCTTATTTTTTACGCCAACACAGAAGCGGGCCCGCTTCAGGGAATCCGGGCCTCGAGCGCAGTGAGTCGCTCGCGCAGCGCCTGCTTGTCCGGGGCAACGAGGTTGACGTGCCCGAGCTTGCGCCCCGCCCCCCCCCCCTTGTGGTACAGGTGGACATGGGTCCCGGGTAGGGCGTCGATGCCCTCCCAGTCGGGCTCCTGCGCCTCGCCGCCTGGCCCGGTCACGCCCACGTAATTCACCATCGCGCAGGGCAGCAGGGGGCGCCAGTCGCTGAGCGGCAGCCCGAGCACCGCGCGCACCTGGGCCTCGAACTGGCTGACGCCGCCGCCGTCCTGGGTGAGATGCCCGGAGTTGTGCACCCGTGGAGCCACCTCGTTGACGAGGAGGTCGCCGTTCGGCAGCTCGAAGAATTCAAGGGTGATCAGCCCCTCCAGACCCCAGCCTTCCGCCACCCGGCGGGCGAGGTCGCGGGCGCGCGCCTCGGTGCCCTGCGGGGAGCGCGCGGGAAACACGCTGGTCCGCAGGATGCCGCCCCGGTGCACATTCTCGACGAGGGGACCGAAGGCAAGTTCACCCGCCGCCGTGCGCGCTACGGCGAGGCTGACCTCGCGCGTGAACGTCACGAAGCCTTCGAGGACGCAGGGCACCCGCCCGAGGTCGTCCCAGGCTCGGCGCAGCTCGCCTTCCGAGGTCACGCGCGCCTGACCTTTGCCGTCGTAGCCGAGTTCGGCAGTTTTGAGCAGGCCCTGGCCGCCCACCTCCGCCAGCGCCCCCACCAGATCGCCCTGCGTCTCGATCGCCACGAAGGGCGCAGTGCCGGCCCCTACCTCGCGCAGCGCCCGCTTCTCGTGGGCACGGTGCTTGGACCGGGCGAGCAGGCCCGCCCCCGGCCGCACCGGCACGCGGCCCCGCAGGGCGTCCAGAGCCTCGACCGGCACGTTCTCGAATTCGAGGGTGACCGCGTCGCACCCGGCCAGGGTGTCCAGCCCTACCGGATCGGTGTAGGGCGCGCAGAGGTGCTCAGCGCACAGCCGCGCCGGGGCTTCGGGGTCGGGTTCGAGCACCCGCACCCGCACCCCGAGGGGCAGCGCCGCGAGCGCGAGCATCTGCGCGAGTTGCCCGCCGCCGAGGATACCGAGGGTTCTTGGTCTCATTCGGCCCCCGCCTGGGGGTGACCGTCAAAATGGGGGTCGCCCAGCACCGCCTGGGTCTGGGCTTGCCGGAAGGCATCCAGCCGCCCCCGCACACCCTCGTCGGTCGTAGCGAGGAGCGCCGCTGCGAACAGCGCCGCGTTCTTCGCCCCCGCCGGACCGATGGCGAAGGTGGCGACCGGCACCCCGGCGGGCATCTGCACAATGCTGAGCAGGCTGTCCTGGCCGCTCAGGGCCTGACTTCTCACCGGTACCCCGAGCACCGGCACCCGCGTGAAGGCCGCGAGCATCCCCGGCAGGTGCGCCGCGCCGCCCGCTCCGGCGATCACGCAGCTCAGCTCCAGCCGCTCGGCCCGCGCCGCATAACTCGCGAGCAACCCCGGCGTGCGGTGGGCCGAGAGCACGCGCACCTCGTAGGAAATCTCCAGCTCCGCAAGCAGATCGAGTGCGCCCTGCATCGTCTCAAAATCGCTGCGGCTGCCCATCACCACGCCCACGCGCGGGGCCGAATGCTCGCTCATCACGCCGCGCAGTCTACCGGGGCCGCGCGCGGCGGACCGGGGAGGCAGGCCGCAGGTGCATAGGGGATCCGGTCTTCACTGAAAAGTCGCGTACTACACGCCGAAAAAGTGCCAGCGCGCATAAGTTTGACACCTGACGCATAAGACGCTATCTTTGTCTTATCACCGCCCGAGAGGCGGATTTTTTATTGCCCCTTCTTATGGACCTGTCAGGTGTGGCCCAGCCGCGCCAGCAGTTCCTGCGCGATTTGGGGGAGGGCGCCGGCACGCCCGATGCGTTTTCGGCCCTCCTGCACCGCCTGGTCGCGCGCCGGACCGGCGAGGAGAGTGCGCGCCGCCGCCGCGATGGCCTCCGCCTCAGGAGGCGTGAGCGTGAGGGCCACGCCGAGCAGCCGCCGTTGCCGCGCCGCGAAACCGGTGACGTACTGCGGCCCCCGCGTGGGAAAGCCGACCACCGGAACCCCCAGTCCCGCCGCCTGCTCGTTGGCGGTGCCTGCCGTGCCGAGTGCGAGGTGCGCCGCGTGCAGGATGGCGGAGAACGCATTCCGAAGCAGCCAAACCGGCGTCTGGTCCCACGAAGCTAGCGCCGTCCCTTCATCCCTGATCTGCACGTTCCAGCCTGGCAGCGGTGGCAATTCGGAAAACTCGCGCGGCCAGGCGACGAAAGCTTGCAGTTCGGGGAGTCGGCGGACGGCCTCCAGCATCAGCGGCAGCGAAGTCGCCGCGTCGCCGCGCTGGCCGGGGAGGAGGGCGAGCGCCGGCGCCCCGGTTTGCAGCGGGGTGAGGTCACGCTCGGGGGGCGGCAGGATGTCCATCGCGAAGCTGCCCCGGTAAGCGGCATTGACTCCGCTGAGAGCGAGGTGCCGGGCCGAGGGGGCGTCACGGGTGTAGACCCGCTCGGCCCGCCGGCCCAGCGCGAGTTCCCAGGGCATAAAGAGGTTGGCGCCGAGCGCGTTGAGTTCGCGCAGGTGGGCGGTGGGCGTCATGCCCTGCGCGTAGAGGACCGAGACGAGCGGTTGCAGGTGCGTGAGCGGCAAGCGGGGCCGCGTGGACGCCCCAGGCATCATCCGCGCCGCGAGCGCTCCTACCGCCAGGGCGTAGGTGTCGCCCACGACGACGACGTGCCGCGCCCCCGAACCCTGCCGGATAGCCGCGAGCCACTGGCCCACCGACGCGCTCACGAGGCCGGCTTGCAGATCGGCCCGCAGGTTCGCCAGGCTGCCGAACGGAAACCCGCCCGACGGCAGGGTGAGGCGCGGCCCGGCCATCTCCGCGAGGCTGGCATAGGCGCGGCCTTCGCCTACGAGGGGCAGGGCCAGCAGGGGACCGGCCCCCCGCGCCCGCAGCTCACGCCCGAGCGCCGCTCCGATCAGGTCCTCGGCGTGGCCGTTGGAGATCAGGAGCAGGGCAGGCGCATGCGGCGGCATGGACCGCACGCTAGCGCGTGTACCCTGCCGGGATGAGTGACCTGCTTTGGCCCCCCTTCTCCGTTGGGGTCAGCGTGCTCGTGCAGGACGAGGCCGGACGGGTCCTCCTCCAGCGCCGGGGCGACGACGGCCTGTGGGGCACGCCCGGCGGCGGCCTCGATCCCGGCGAGGATGTCCTGGTGGCGGCGCAGCGCGAACTGCGGGAGGAAACCGGGCTGCGCTGCCCGGACCTGCGCCTGCTTCCTCTGACCGAAGCGCTCGTCTCGGGGCCGGAGTTTTTCCACCGCTATCCGGACGGGCGGGGCTTTTTCCTCGTCGGGGCACGGGTGGAGGGCACTTTGCCGGCAGAGGCGCTCTGCCAGGCCCGGCTTCCAGCGAATGGCGAGACGCGCGAGCTGCGCTGGTTCGCGCTGGGTGACCTGCCGCCGCTGAGCGGCAACGTCAACCGCGCCACCCTGAACGTGCTGCGCGCCCGCGCCGGCTGGCCGCTTCTGCCGCTGGAGCCGGTCTCCCTGCCGCCGACTCCGCCCGAGTTCTGGTCCGCGCTGCGGCGGACGGGCGGGGCCGCGCCCCCCTTCATCCCTGGGGTGAGCGTGCTCGTGGGAGACGGGGCCGGGCGCACGCTGCTGCTGCGCGGCGCCGGGTCAGGCCGCTGGACCCTCCCGAAACGCCGCCTCGAACCGGGCGAGTCGTTTGAGGCGTGTGCGCGGCGCGGCCTGCGGGAAACGGTCCTGGAAGTTGAAACACTCCTCCCCACGGCGCTCCAGACCGGCCCCGAACCCGAGTTTCTGGGCAGCGTCCGCCTCGGCGTGCTGTACCGGGCGAACGTCGCCGCCCCGCCCCTGACGCCTGAGGCCCGGTTCTTCAGTACGGCGGACCTCGCCCGCCTCGGGGAGCTGGACGCCGAGGCAGAGGAGACGCTCGCCCTGTGGCGTGGGCCGGGGTGAATTAGGCTGCCGCCATGCGCCGCACCCTTCTCCGCTCTGGCCTGCTCGGGCTGGCCCTGCTCGCTGCCGCGCAGGCGCAACCGGCTTCCCCCCGGGTGCAGGTGAGTGGGGGCACCCTCGTGGGCCGCGCCGAGCCGGGGCTGACGCTCTGGCAGGGCGTGCCCTACGCGGCGCCGCCCGTCGGGGAGCGGCGCTGGCGGCCTCCGGAGCCGCCGCCGGCCTGGAATGGCGAGCGCGACGCCAGGCAGCCTGGTCCCCCCTGCCTTCAGCGCCTCACCATTCCAGGCGAGGCACCCAGGATTCGCGGCGCGGAGGACTGCCTCACGTTGAACGTGGCCGCGCCCGCAGGTGCTACGCGCGCGCCCGTGATGGTGTGGCTGCACGGCGGAAGTTTCTATTTCGGGGCCGGCAGCGACTATGACCTGCGGACGCTCGCCCGCGAGCAGGGCGTGGTGACGGTGAGCGTGAATTACCGGCTCGGGGCCTTCGGGTTCCTGGCCGCGCCGGGGCTGGTGGACGGCGCCGCCGACGGACCGGTGGGCAACGCTGGCCTGCTCGACCAGCAGGCGGCCCTGCACTGGGTGAAGGCGAACATCGCGGTTTTCGGTGGCGACCCGGACAACGTGACGGTCTTCGGCGAGTCGGCGGGCGGCATCAGCCTCTGCGCGCAGCTCGCCGCGCCGGGAGCCGCCGGCCTTTTCCAGAAGGCGATCATCCAGAGCGGCGCCTGCACCGCGCCAGGGCAGCTGGTCTCGCGCGGCGCAGCGCTGCGGCGCGGCGAACAGTTCGCTGAGGGTCTCGGCTGCGCGCCCACCGACGCCGCCTGCCTGCGCGCCGTGCCCGCCGAGCGGCTGGTGCGGGCGCCCGTGCCCGGAGCCGGGGTGCCGGGCCAGATTCCCTTCGCGCCCCACTTCGGCGACGCCACGCTGCCTCTCGACCCGGCCGAAGCGGTGCGCCGGGGGCTGATTCACCGAGCTCCCGTCCTGATCGGCAGCAACGACGCCGAGGGGCAGTTTTTCGCCTCGTGGCTCGGAAGCCCGGCGCGCGACCTCTCGGCGCTGGACTATGTCGGCCTCACCGCGCTGCTCAATGGCACCCAGACGCCGCGGATTCTGCGCGCCTACCGCCCGGAGGCTTACGGCAGCCGCGCCCTGGCCGCCGCCGCCGCCGTGACCGACGGCCTCTTCGCCTGCCCGGCCAACTCGCTCGCCCGCGCGCTGACGCCCTGGGTGCCGGTCTACAGCTACGAGTTCCGCGACCCGGCGCCGCCCAACAATCTTCGGCGGGTGGCCGGCATTCCGCGTTACGGGGCCTATCACGCCGCCGAGATCATGAGCGTGCTCGGCACCCCGCTGCCTGAAGGAATCGGGGACCCGGCAGAGTTCACGCCCGAGCAGGCGGCGCTCGCCCGCACCATCCGGAGCTACTGGGCCAATTTCGCGCGGACTGGCCATCCCAACGGCCCTGGCCTGCCGCTGTGGGAGCCGCTGAGCGCTTCCCAGAACAACGTCCACGCCCTGGCGCCGGGCGGCGTGGGCAAAGTGACCGACTTGCGTTCCCTGCGCCGCTGCGACGAGGTGTGGGGGCGCTGAGGTGGGGGCTCGTGACCCAAAAAGTGGCGCGCGGGAAGGCGAAAAGCCCGCGCGCCACTTGTCTTTT
Coding sequences:
- a CDS encoding carboxylesterase/lipase family protein, whose amino-acid sequence is MRRTLLRSGLLGLALLAAAQAQPASPRVQVSGGTLVGRAEPGLTLWQGVPYAAPPVGERRWRPPEPPPAWNGERDARQPGPPCLQRLTIPGEAPRIRGAEDCLTLNVAAPAGATRAPVMVWLHGGSFYFGAGSDYDLRTLAREQGVVTVSVNYRLGAFGFLAAPGLVDGAADGPVGNAGLLDQQAALHWVKANIAVFGGDPDNVTVFGESAGGISLCAQLAAPGAAGLFQKAIIQSGACTAPGQLVSRGAALRRGEQFAEGLGCAPTDAACLRAVPAERLVRAPVPGAGVPGQIPFAPHFGDATLPLDPAEAVRRGLIHRAPVLIGSNDAEGQFFASWLGSPARDLSALDYVGLTALLNGTQTPRILRAYRPEAYGSRALAAAAAVTDGLFACPANSLARALTPWVPVYSYEFRDPAPPNNLRRVAGIPRYGAYHAAEIMSVLGTPLPEGIGDPAEFTPEQAALARTIRSYWANFARTGHPNGPGLPLWEPLSASQNNVHALAPGGVGKVTDLRSLRRCDEVWGR
- a CDS encoding NUDIX domain-containing protein, whose translation is MSDLLWPPFSVGVSVLVQDEAGRVLLQRRGDDGLWGTPGGGLDPGEDVLVAAQRELREETGLRCPDLRLLPLTEALVSGPEFFHRYPDGRGFFLVGARVEGTLPAEALCQARLPANGETRELRWFALGDLPPLSGNVNRATLNVLRARAGWPLLPLEPVSLPPTPPEFWSALRRTGGAAPPFIPGVSVLVGDGAGRTLLLRGAGSGRWTLPKRRLEPGESFEACARRGLRETVLEVETLLPTALQTGPEPEFLGSVRLGVLYRANVAAPPLTPEARFFSTADLARLGELDAEAEETLALWRGPG